The following are encoded in a window of Megalopta genalis isolate 19385.01 chromosome 6, iyMegGena1_principal, whole genome shotgun sequence genomic DNA:
- the Dlg5 gene encoding MAGUK family member discs large 5 isoform X5, giving the protein MASGASSLDSAGSSDGALNMERDSGGYGSVGSPVGGPECHSDYDGLQAQCDQAMHQLQLLRHKHSDTIRRCEHTMKELEYYRGQHIPVMNQLEATSQESSALRGKYGDLVNDKQRLDREVQALQKEVSELRCQNQEVLVSDTTNSDAMNQHYLSALRKYEAVKDEYDALRKRYDDLISSHSSAVNKLELSQEEAARLKKQYDEVVQERNSAVRERNGLKQQCTAAIRQWDIALRERNEYREALAKVQQQHEEAVKEINHAMVLRMKASKDMKRLTEERNAALQEYSLIMGERDTVHKEMEKLGDDLTQAYAKVTHFENQNKQFMEEKKALSYQIETLRREISSALQDRDEALKQSNQLRQKFGDYSEGSNRDYKNRMELHSYNRERDNSSKEAERENNTADYTKRDKERMDNLDQANLELDKLRKSVDKLQAELEEALQEAEVSKRRRDWAFSERDKIVLERESIRTLCDRLRKERDRAVSELAGALRDSDDIKKQRNEASKELKDLKEKIESGDHALRSSQFAQGLAHSHDSAIDTDINDWEILTIHFDLSRLCLDTDRDLGVTLVGGRDSPYYPNDTGIYVAQVTTGSAAEGKLRVNDCIMRVNNVDCTSVSTRVIMETLRTCSVSSATLTVRRRRVTRRSLRTTQLPVGSVPHGISLELGVYISKISPGSLAAKDGNLAVGDRVLNINSKTMEGINSSHEAMAILNDTSTDVLTITTLKGIPLPSATSSETMTIDGSFSAEKQKMVNSCSQTEQERMMMKTASDDYDRRYLAANFGDRSVYKVSKSVSSEKPSGISNAWDNIREKIDIVRGRKHSKDREEKKKRHRNSSPNTFEQEQDAIAELDSVIESYHKKANNGVLKRSKRRGTEKIEKNGGTWPKARVVQFKDIPLDKKPTVEFENTESRLSSTLTPSETSIDFSLKSGNTGKDVEYFSKKRAQKYIPSNDNQVETLQHNRAQSQLYSGAGSSTSSTSGTRQQLTGNFSFPPYTHSHPHPHQQNSLPSRYPSPPSLPSAQSGESIGLPDARSYCFEPSYSPGPQTGFGHLHTPSVDLHYHKSRAPPIGTTYDVPAYTHGYEGGTFPRKKENQRFRIPSNPSVTSKSSVGKLSTGSIERTSERGSPMPTFHVEVLSPGTGGGSSSGGTVRGSSNNKRSSMPEYCYSQCRPAPGELRRVHIDKSVEPLGIQISCLESGGVFVSTVSEHSLASQVGLQIGDQLLEVCGINMRSATYQLAANVLRQCGNSITMLVQYSPDKYNELEGSASSSSSEAGGAQGGSRSGSPTPCNSPEATRKPTIELESSEPERDASSSLSTKREASNTLTIMRETSNTLEPPRTIRERDIRNSASLEVRGTEERERQIRASASLDINIRKPELRSSATLENMRNSVTLDTLRGTANSLTRAQLNQAATTLQRQNATVRSPTQEEQNRKSPPPSEPRYLFIETRKCSNLGISLVGGNGVGIFVHSVQPGCLAEEAGLRTGDRILEYNGVDLRQATAEQAALELARPADKVTLIAQYVPDRYNEVKDKPGDSFYVKAMFDRVGEVGDSLQLRFNKDDILYIDNTMFNGTPGHWRAWIVDQTGRRQTCGIIPSKFKVEEDLLLRRSMGDLETDTTRRGSTSARRSFFRRKKHQRSSSRDSKELSHLTGVNLGWYSDSGTLNEETLPASYQRVERLDYPALRPVLIIGPLSECVVTKLLQEFPGQFTRCLAEAMHCSQSTLEQGLRDALYVDYRKKGSYFECTTVQAVKDICEKNTHCILDVAIASIERLHRHQIYPIVLLIKFKNTKQIKEVKDSRYPSDKVSAKAAKEMYEQALKFEAEYKHYISAVIPAGVNVAYICTQVKSAVDEEQSKALWVPRGLP; this is encoded by the exons ATGGCTTCTGGCGCATCTTCCTTGGATAGTGCTGGAAGTAGTG ATGGAGCACTCAATATGG AAAGAGATAGCGGAGGCTATGGCAGTGTCGGAAGTCCTGTTGGTGGTCCTGAATGTCATAGTGATTATGATGGTTTGCAAGCTCAATGCGATCAGGCCATGCATCAGCTTCAGCTACTTAGGCATAAGCACTCCGATACTATAAGACG GTGTGAGCATACTATGAAGGAATTGGAATACTATCGAGGACAGCACATACCAGTCATGAATCAGCTGGAGGCAACATCACAAGAAAGCTCCGCATTGCGGGGCAAGTATGGAGATTTAGTAAATGATAAACAACGTCTTGACCGGGAGGTTCAGgcattgcaaaaggaagtgtcTGAGCTACGATGTCAGAACCAAGAAGTTCTTGTTTCTGACACCACTAATAGTGATGCTATGAAtcaacattatttatctgcactTCGAAAATATGAAGCGGTCAAAGACGAATATGATGCTCTTAGAAAACGGTACGATGATTTGATATCATCACATTCATCTGCTGTTAATAAG TTGGAACTATCACAAGAAGAGGCTGCCAGATTGAAAAAACAGTATGACGAAGTTGTtcaagagcgcaatagcgcagTTCGCGAACGTAATGGTTTGAAGCAACAATGTACTGCTGCAATCAGGCAATGGGACATTGCCTTGAGGGAACGAAACGAGTACCGTGAAGCCTTAGCCAAAGTGCAGCAGCAACATGAAGAAGCAGTGAAGGAAATCAACCATGCAATGGTACTACGAATGAAGGCTAGCAAAGATATGAAACGATTAACGGAAGAAAGAAATGCCGCATTACAAGAATACAGTTTAATTATGGGCGAACGAGACACGGTACACAAAGAAATGGAAAAACTTGGGGATGATCTTACACAGGCATACGCGAAGGTCACGCATTTTGAAAACCAGAATAAACAGTTTATGGAAGAG AAAAAAGCTTTATCCTATCAAATTGAAACTCTACGGAGGGAAATTTCTTCAGCTTTGCAAGATCGAGACGAAGCTTTAAAGCAATCCAATCAGTTGCGCCAGAAGTTTGGAGATTATTCCGAGGGTTCTAACCGTGATTACAAAAATCGTATGGAACTACATTCGTATAATCGCGAACGGGATAATTCAAGTAAAGAAGCTGAAAGAGAAAATAACACTGCAGATTATACTAAAAGAGACAAAGAACGTATGGATAACTTGGATCAGGCAAATTTGGAATTAGATAAGCTCAGGAAATCGGTAGATAAATTGCAAGCAGAACTCGAGGAAGCCCTTCAAGAGGCGGAAGTTTCAAAACGAAGAAGAGATTGGGCTTTCAGCGAAAGAGATAAAATAGTGTTAGAGAGGGAAAGTATTAGAACTTTATGTGATCGATTAAGAAAAGAGCGTGATCGTGCAGTGTCGGAATTAGCGGGTGCTTTACGCGATTCTGATGATATTAAAAAACAACGGAACGAGGCGTCAAAGGAGCTGAAAGATCTCAAGGAAAAGATCGAATCTGGTGATCACGCGTTAAGATCAAGTCAATTTGCGCAAGGTTTGGCGCATTCCCATGACTCTGCAATCGACACCGATATCAATGATTGGGAAATTCTTACCATTCATTTTGATCTTAGTCGACTGTGTTTAGATACAGACCGTGATTTGGGAGTGACACTAGTCGGAGGTCGTGACAGTCCGTATTATCCAAATGACACGGGAATTTACGTTGCTCAAGTTACAACAGGTAGCGCGGCGGAAGGAAAATTAAGAGTGAACGATTGCATTATGCGAGTAAACAATGTCGATTGCACATCGGTTTCTACGCGTGTCATAATGGAAACTTTGCGTACATGTTCGGTGAGTTCTGCTACGTTGACAGTAAGAAGACGACGTGTTACTAGAAGATCATTAAGGACAACACAACTACCGGTTGGATCAGTTCCTCATGGAATCTCTTTGGAACTTGGTGTGTACATTTCAAAGATATCACCTGGCAGTTTAGCCGCAAAGGATGGTAATCTTGCTGTTGGAGATAGAGTTCTAAAT aTTAATAGCAAAACTATGGAAGGCATAAATTCCAGTCACGAAGCGATGGCAATTTTAAATGACACGAGCACAGATGTTTTAACTATTACGACCCTCAAGGGAATACCGTTACCTTCGGCAACTAGTTCTGAGACAATGACCATCGATGGTAGCTTTAGCGCAGAGAAACAGAAAATGGTAAACAGTTGTTCGCAAACGGAGCAAGAGAGAATGATGATGAAGACAGCATCCGACGATTACGACAGGAGATATCTAGCGGCCAACTTCGGGGACAGAAGTGTTTACAAAGTTTCGAAGTCGGTTAGTAGTGAAAAGCCAAGTGGTATTAGTAATGCTTGGGACAACATACGAGAGAAGATCGACATAGTACGAGGACGTAAGCACAGTAAGGATcgagaagaaaagaagaaacggCATCGTAATTCCAGTCCGAATACCTTCGAGCAGGAGCAAGATGCAATAGCGGAATTAGACTCGGTGATAGAGAGTTATCACAAAAAAGCAAATAACGGGGTATTGAAACGAAGTAAGCGACGCGGAACCGAAAAGATTGAGAAGAATGGAGGTACGTGGCCGAAAGCGAGAG TGGTGCAGTTCAAAGATATCCCGCTAGATAAGAAACCGACGGTCGAATTCGAGAACACGGAAAGTAGACTGAGCTCTACGCTGACACCGTCCGAAACTAGCATCGACTTCTCCTTGAAGTCGGGTAACACGGGAAAAGACGTAGAATATTTCTCGAAGAAGAGGGCGCAAAAATATATTCCTAGCAACGATAACCAAGTAGAGACGTTGCAACATAATAGAGCGCAATCTCAACTTTATTCTGGGGCCGGATCATCAACTTCGTCGACCAGCGGCACGAGGCAGCAGCTAACTGGTAATTTTTCATTTCCTCCCTATACGCATTCGCATCCGCATCCCCATCAACAGAACTCTTTACCTTCGAGATACCCTTCCCCGCCATCTTTGCCGTCTGCACAGTCCGGGGAGTCAATAGGACTTCCTGATGCACGATCTTACTGTTTCGAACCTTCGTATAGCCCCGGCCCGCAAACAGGATTCGGGCATTTGCACACACCCTCCGTAGATTTGCATTATCACAAATCTCGCGCTCCACCGATCGGCACTACATACGACGTACCGGCATACACGCATGGCTACGAAGGTGGAACATTTCCAAGAAAGAAGGAAAATCAACGTTTTCGAATACCGTCAAATCCTAGTGTTACATCAAAAAGCAGCGTGGGTAAATTGTCTACTGGCAGTATAGAAAGGACATCGGAAAGAGGCAGCCCGATGCCGACATTCCACGTGGAAGTACTTAGTCCTGGCACCGGAGGCGGAAGTAGCTCTGGAGGAACGGTCAGAGGAAGTAGTAACAATAAACGGTCTAGCATGCCAGAATATTGTTATTCTCAATGTAGGCCGGCCCCTGGAGAACTTCGCAGGGTTCATATAGACAAGTCGGTTGAGCCGTTAGGAATTCAGATTTCTTGTTTGGAAAGCGGTGGTGTGTTTGTCTCCACTGTTAGTGAACACAGTTTAGCGTCTCAAGTCGGTCTTCAAATTGGCGATCAGTTACTCGAAGTCTGCGGTATTAATATGAGGAGTGCCACGTATCAACTTGCTGCCAATGTGTTGCGTCAGTGCGGTAATTCCATTACGATGCTGGTGCAGTACAGTCCAGACA AATACAACGAATTAGAAGGATCTGCTTCTTCGAGCTCGTCAGAAGCTGGTGGTGCTCAGGGTGGTAGTCGTAGTGGATCACCGACTCCTTGTAATAGTCCCGAAGCTACAAGAAAACCAACAATCGAGTTGGAGAGTTCAGAACCTGAACGCGATGCTTCCAGTAGCTTAAGTACAAAGCGCGAGGCATCCAACACATTAACTATCATGCGCGAAACTTCAAATACCTTGGAACCACCTCGCACCATTCGAGAAAGAGATATTAGGAATTCTGCCTCCTTGGAAGTGCGAGGTACCGAAGAAAGAGAGCGACAAATTAGAGCATCAGCGTCCTTAGATATCAACATTAGGAAACCAGAACTTCGCAGTTCAGCTACATTAGAAAATATGCGTAATTCGGTAACTCTTGATACATTGCGTGGTACTGCCAATTCACTCACACGCGCACAGCTAAATCAGGCAGCGACTACGTTGCAACGACAAAATGCTACCGTGAGAAGTCCTACGCAAGAAGAACAAAATCGTAAGAGTCCACCGCCAAGTGAACCTAGGTACTTATTCATTGAGACCAGAAAATGCTCGAATTTAGGTATTTCGCTTGTTGGTGGAAACGGCGTTGGAATATTTGTACATTCGGTACAACCAGGTTGCCTTGCTGAAGAGGCAGGTCTACGTACCGGCGATCGTATTCTAGAATATAACGGTGTAGATCTCAGGCAAGCGACTGCAGAACAGGCAGCTCTGGAATTGGCTAGGCCAGCAGATAAAGTGACGTTGATTGCTCAATATGTACCTGACAGGTATAATGAAGTAAAAGATAAACCAGGGGACAGTTTTTATGTAAAAGCGATGTTCGATCGAGTGGGCGAAGTAGGAGATAGCCTACAACTTAGATTTAATAAAGATGATATTTTATATATCGACAATACCATGTTCAATGGTACTCCGGGCCATTGGAGAGCTTGGATAGTCGATCAAACTGGAAGAAGACAAACCTGCGGAATTATTCCGAGCAAATTCAA GGTTGAAGAAGATTTACTTTTAAGACGTTCAATGGGTGACTTGGAAACAGACACCACTAGACGAGGCAGTACTAGTGCAAGAAGAAGTTTCTTCCGTCGGAAGAAACATCAACGTTCTTCCAGTAGGGATAGTAAAGAGTTATCACATCTTACTGGAGTAAATTTGGGTTGGTACAGTGATAGTGGCACATTGAATGAGGAAACTCTTCCAGCGAGTTATCAACGCGTCGAAAGATTGGATT atCCAGCTTTAAGACCAGTATTGATTATTGGGCCGCTAAGCGAATGTGTAGTAACAAAACTATTGCAAGAATTTCCTGGACAATTCACTAGGTGTCTCGCAGAAGCGATGCACTGTTCTCAGTCAACACTCGAACAAGGTTTGCGTGACGCACTTTACGTAGACTACAGAAAAAAAGGAAGCTATTTCGAGTGTACTACAGTACAAGCTGTCAAGGACATATGTGAGAAG AATACTCATTGTATCTTGGATGTAGCAATTGCATCGATTGAGCGACTTCATCGACATCAAATATATCCAATAGTATTATTgattaaattcaagaatacaaAGCAAATTAAGGAAGTCAAGGATTCCAGGTATCCAAGTGATAAAGTTAGTGCTAAAGCTGCAAAAGAAATGTATGAACAAGCACTTAAATTTGAGGCCGAATACAAGCATTATATTTCTG CTGTAATACCTGCCGGAGTTAATGTAGCGTATATATGTACGCAAGTGAAATCTGCTGTAGATGAAGAACAAAGCAAAGCGCTGTGGGTCCCAAGAGGGCTTCCCTGA
- the Dlg5 gene encoding MAGUK family member discs large 5 isoform X6 encodes MASGASSLDSAGSSDGALNMERDSGGYGSVGSPVGGPECHSDYDGLQAQCDQAMHQLQLLRHKHSDTIRRCEHTMKELEYYRGQHIPVMNQLEATSQESSALRGKYGDLVNDKQRLDREVQALQKEVSELRCQNQEVLVSDTTNSDAMNQHYLSALRKYEAVKDEYDALRKRYDDLISSHSSAVNKLELSQEEAARLKKQYDEVVQERNSAVRERNGLKQQCTAAIRQWDIALRERNEYREALAKVQQQHEEAVKEINHAMVLRMKASKDMKRLTEERNAALQEYSLIMGERDTVHKEMEKLGDDLTQAYAKVTHFENQNKQFMEEKKALSYQIETLRREISSALQDRDEALKQSNQLRQKFGDYSEGSNRDYKNRMELHSYNRERDNSSKEAERENNTADYTKRDKERMDNLDQANLELDKLRKSVDKLQAELEEALQEAEVSKRRRDWAFSERDKIVLERESIRTLCDRLRKERDRAVSELAGALRDSDDIKKQRNEASKELKDLKEKIESGDHALRSSQFAQGLAHSHDSAIDTDINDWEILTIHFDLSRLCLDTDRDLGVTLVGGRDSPYYPNDTGIYVAQVTTGSAAEGKLRVNDCIMRVNNVDCTSVSTRVIMETLRTCSVSSATLTVRRRRVTRRSLRTTQLPVGSVPHGISLELGVYISKISPGSLAAKDGNLAVGDRVLNINSKTMEGINSSHEAMAILNDTSTDVLTITTLKGIPLPSATSSETMTIDGSFSAEKQKMVNSCSQTEQERMMMKTASDDYDRRYLAANFGDRSVYKVSKSVSSEKPSGISNAWDNIREKIDIVRGRKHSKDREEKKKRHRNSSPNTFEQEQDAIAELDSVIESYHKKANNGVLKRSKRRGTEKIEKNGVVQFKDIPLDKKPTVEFENTESRLSSTLTPSETSIDFSLKSGNTGKDVEYFSKKRAQKYIPSNDNQVETLQHNRAQSQLYSGAGSSTSSTSGTRQQLTGNFSFPPYTHSHPHPHQQNSLPSRYPSPPSLPSAQSGESIGLPDARSYCFEPSYSPGPQTGFGHLHTPSVDLHYHKSRAPPIGTTYDVPAYTHGYEGGTFPRKKENQRFRIPSNPSVTSKSSVGKLSTGSIERTSERGSPMPTFHVEVLSPGTGGGSSSGGTVRGSSNNKRSSMPEYCYSQCRPAPGELRRVHIDKSVEPLGIQISCLESGGVFVSTVSEHSLASQVGLQIGDQLLEVCGINMRSATYQLAANVLRQCGNSITMLVQYSPDKYNELEGSASSSSSEAGGAQGGSRSGSPTPCNSPEATRKPTIELESSEPERDASSSLSTKREASNTLTIMRETSNTLEPPRTIRERDIRNSASLEVRGTEERERQIRASASLDINIRKPELRSSATLENMRNSVTLDTLRGTANSLTRAQLNQAATTLQRQNATVRSPTQEEQNRKSPPPSEPRYLFIETRKCSNLGISLVGGNGVGIFVHSVQPGCLAEEAGLRTGDRILEYNGVDLRQATAEQAALELARPADKVTLIAQYVPDRYNEVKDKPGDSFYVKAMFDRVGEVGDSLQLRFNKDDILYIDNTMFNGTPGHWRAWIVDQTGRRQTCGIIPSKFKVEEDLLLRRSMGDLETDTTRRGSTSARRSFFRRKKHQRSSSRDSKELSHLTGVNLGWYSDSGTLNEETLPASYQRVERLDYPALRPVLIIGPLSECVVTKLLQEFPGQFTRCLAEAMHCSQSTLEQGLRDALYVDYRKKGSYFECTTVQAVKDICEKNTHCILDVAIASIERLHRHQIYPIVLLIKFKNTKQIKEVKDSRYPSDKVSAKAAKEMYEQALKFEAEYKHYISAVIPAGVNVAYICTQVKSAVDEEQSKALWVPRGLP; translated from the exons ATGGCTTCTGGCGCATCTTCCTTGGATAGTGCTGGAAGTAGTG ATGGAGCACTCAATATGG AAAGAGATAGCGGAGGCTATGGCAGTGTCGGAAGTCCTGTTGGTGGTCCTGAATGTCATAGTGATTATGATGGTTTGCAAGCTCAATGCGATCAGGCCATGCATCAGCTTCAGCTACTTAGGCATAAGCACTCCGATACTATAAGACG GTGTGAGCATACTATGAAGGAATTGGAATACTATCGAGGACAGCACATACCAGTCATGAATCAGCTGGAGGCAACATCACAAGAAAGCTCCGCATTGCGGGGCAAGTATGGAGATTTAGTAAATGATAAACAACGTCTTGACCGGGAGGTTCAGgcattgcaaaaggaagtgtcTGAGCTACGATGTCAGAACCAAGAAGTTCTTGTTTCTGACACCACTAATAGTGATGCTATGAAtcaacattatttatctgcactTCGAAAATATGAAGCGGTCAAAGACGAATATGATGCTCTTAGAAAACGGTACGATGATTTGATATCATCACATTCATCTGCTGTTAATAAG TTGGAACTATCACAAGAAGAGGCTGCCAGATTGAAAAAACAGTATGACGAAGTTGTtcaagagcgcaatagcgcagTTCGCGAACGTAATGGTTTGAAGCAACAATGTACTGCTGCAATCAGGCAATGGGACATTGCCTTGAGGGAACGAAACGAGTACCGTGAAGCCTTAGCCAAAGTGCAGCAGCAACATGAAGAAGCAGTGAAGGAAATCAACCATGCAATGGTACTACGAATGAAGGCTAGCAAAGATATGAAACGATTAACGGAAGAAAGAAATGCCGCATTACAAGAATACAGTTTAATTATGGGCGAACGAGACACGGTACACAAAGAAATGGAAAAACTTGGGGATGATCTTACACAGGCATACGCGAAGGTCACGCATTTTGAAAACCAGAATAAACAGTTTATGGAAGAG AAAAAAGCTTTATCCTATCAAATTGAAACTCTACGGAGGGAAATTTCTTCAGCTTTGCAAGATCGAGACGAAGCTTTAAAGCAATCCAATCAGTTGCGCCAGAAGTTTGGAGATTATTCCGAGGGTTCTAACCGTGATTACAAAAATCGTATGGAACTACATTCGTATAATCGCGAACGGGATAATTCAAGTAAAGAAGCTGAAAGAGAAAATAACACTGCAGATTATACTAAAAGAGACAAAGAACGTATGGATAACTTGGATCAGGCAAATTTGGAATTAGATAAGCTCAGGAAATCGGTAGATAAATTGCAAGCAGAACTCGAGGAAGCCCTTCAAGAGGCGGAAGTTTCAAAACGAAGAAGAGATTGGGCTTTCAGCGAAAGAGATAAAATAGTGTTAGAGAGGGAAAGTATTAGAACTTTATGTGATCGATTAAGAAAAGAGCGTGATCGTGCAGTGTCGGAATTAGCGGGTGCTTTACGCGATTCTGATGATATTAAAAAACAACGGAACGAGGCGTCAAAGGAGCTGAAAGATCTCAAGGAAAAGATCGAATCTGGTGATCACGCGTTAAGATCAAGTCAATTTGCGCAAGGTTTGGCGCATTCCCATGACTCTGCAATCGACACCGATATCAATGATTGGGAAATTCTTACCATTCATTTTGATCTTAGTCGACTGTGTTTAGATACAGACCGTGATTTGGGAGTGACACTAGTCGGAGGTCGTGACAGTCCGTATTATCCAAATGACACGGGAATTTACGTTGCTCAAGTTACAACAGGTAGCGCGGCGGAAGGAAAATTAAGAGTGAACGATTGCATTATGCGAGTAAACAATGTCGATTGCACATCGGTTTCTACGCGTGTCATAATGGAAACTTTGCGTACATGTTCGGTGAGTTCTGCTACGTTGACAGTAAGAAGACGACGTGTTACTAGAAGATCATTAAGGACAACACAACTACCGGTTGGATCAGTTCCTCATGGAATCTCTTTGGAACTTGGTGTGTACATTTCAAAGATATCACCTGGCAGTTTAGCCGCAAAGGATGGTAATCTTGCTGTTGGAGATAGAGTTCTAAAT aTTAATAGCAAAACTATGGAAGGCATAAATTCCAGTCACGAAGCGATGGCAATTTTAAATGACACGAGCACAGATGTTTTAACTATTACGACCCTCAAGGGAATACCGTTACCTTCGGCAACTAGTTCTGAGACAATGACCATCGATGGTAGCTTTAGCGCAGAGAAACAGAAAATGGTAAACAGTTGTTCGCAAACGGAGCAAGAGAGAATGATGATGAAGACAGCATCCGACGATTACGACAGGAGATATCTAGCGGCCAACTTCGGGGACAGAAGTGTTTACAAAGTTTCGAAGTCGGTTAGTAGTGAAAAGCCAAGTGGTATTAGTAATGCTTGGGACAACATACGAGAGAAGATCGACATAGTACGAGGACGTAAGCACAGTAAGGATcgagaagaaaagaagaaacggCATCGTAATTCCAGTCCGAATACCTTCGAGCAGGAGCAAGATGCAATAGCGGAATTAGACTCGGTGATAGAGAGTTATCACAAAAAAGCAAATAACGGGGTATTGAAACGAAGTAAGCGACGCGGAACCGAAAAGATTGAGAAGAATGGAG TGGTGCAGTTCAAAGATATCCCGCTAGATAAGAAACCGACGGTCGAATTCGAGAACACGGAAAGTAGACTGAGCTCTACGCTGACACCGTCCGAAACTAGCATCGACTTCTCCTTGAAGTCGGGTAACACGGGAAAAGACGTAGAATATTTCTCGAAGAAGAGGGCGCAAAAATATATTCCTAGCAACGATAACCAAGTAGAGACGTTGCAACATAATAGAGCGCAATCTCAACTTTATTCTGGGGCCGGATCATCAACTTCGTCGACCAGCGGCACGAGGCAGCAGCTAACTGGTAATTTTTCATTTCCTCCCTATACGCATTCGCATCCGCATCCCCATCAACAGAACTCTTTACCTTCGAGATACCCTTCCCCGCCATCTTTGCCGTCTGCACAGTCCGGGGAGTCAATAGGACTTCCTGATGCACGATCTTACTGTTTCGAACCTTCGTATAGCCCCGGCCCGCAAACAGGATTCGGGCATTTGCACACACCCTCCGTAGATTTGCATTATCACAAATCTCGCGCTCCACCGATCGGCACTACATACGACGTACCGGCATACACGCATGGCTACGAAGGTGGAACATTTCCAAGAAAGAAGGAAAATCAACGTTTTCGAATACCGTCAAATCCTAGTGTTACATCAAAAAGCAGCGTGGGTAAATTGTCTACTGGCAGTATAGAAAGGACATCGGAAAGAGGCAGCCCGATGCCGACATTCCACGTGGAAGTACTTAGTCCTGGCACCGGAGGCGGAAGTAGCTCTGGAGGAACGGTCAGAGGAAGTAGTAACAATAAACGGTCTAGCATGCCAGAATATTGTTATTCTCAATGTAGGCCGGCCCCTGGAGAACTTCGCAGGGTTCATATAGACAAGTCGGTTGAGCCGTTAGGAATTCAGATTTCTTGTTTGGAAAGCGGTGGTGTGTTTGTCTCCACTGTTAGTGAACACAGTTTAGCGTCTCAAGTCGGTCTTCAAATTGGCGATCAGTTACTCGAAGTCTGCGGTATTAATATGAGGAGTGCCACGTATCAACTTGCTGCCAATGTGTTGCGTCAGTGCGGTAATTCCATTACGATGCTGGTGCAGTACAGTCCAGACA AATACAACGAATTAGAAGGATCTGCTTCTTCGAGCTCGTCAGAAGCTGGTGGTGCTCAGGGTGGTAGTCGTAGTGGATCACCGACTCCTTGTAATAGTCCCGAAGCTACAAGAAAACCAACAATCGAGTTGGAGAGTTCAGAACCTGAACGCGATGCTTCCAGTAGCTTAAGTACAAAGCGCGAGGCATCCAACACATTAACTATCATGCGCGAAACTTCAAATACCTTGGAACCACCTCGCACCATTCGAGAAAGAGATATTAGGAATTCTGCCTCCTTGGAAGTGCGAGGTACCGAAGAAAGAGAGCGACAAATTAGAGCATCAGCGTCCTTAGATATCAACATTAGGAAACCAGAACTTCGCAGTTCAGCTACATTAGAAAATATGCGTAATTCGGTAACTCTTGATACATTGCGTGGTACTGCCAATTCACTCACACGCGCACAGCTAAATCAGGCAGCGACTACGTTGCAACGACAAAATGCTACCGTGAGAAGTCCTACGCAAGAAGAACAAAATCGTAAGAGTCCACCGCCAAGTGAACCTAGGTACTTATTCATTGAGACCAGAAAATGCTCGAATTTAGGTATTTCGCTTGTTGGTGGAAACGGCGTTGGAATATTTGTACATTCGGTACAACCAGGTTGCCTTGCTGAAGAGGCAGGTCTACGTACCGGCGATCGTATTCTAGAATATAACGGTGTAGATCTCAGGCAAGCGACTGCAGAACAGGCAGCTCTGGAATTGGCTAGGCCAGCAGATAAAGTGACGTTGATTGCTCAATATGTACCTGACAGGTATAATGAAGTAAAAGATAAACCAGGGGACAGTTTTTATGTAAAAGCGATGTTCGATCGAGTGGGCGAAGTAGGAGATAGCCTACAACTTAGATTTAATAAAGATGATATTTTATATATCGACAATACCATGTTCAATGGTACTCCGGGCCATTGGAGAGCTTGGATAGTCGATCAAACTGGAAGAAGACAAACCTGCGGAATTATTCCGAGCAAATTCAA GGTTGAAGAAGATTTACTTTTAAGACGTTCAATGGGTGACTTGGAAACAGACACCACTAGACGAGGCAGTACTAGTGCAAGAAGAAGTTTCTTCCGTCGGAAGAAACATCAACGTTCTTCCAGTAGGGATAGTAAAGAGTTATCACATCTTACTGGAGTAAATTTGGGTTGGTACAGTGATAGTGGCACATTGAATGAGGAAACTCTTCCAGCGAGTTATCAACGCGTCGAAAGATTGGATT atCCAGCTTTAAGACCAGTATTGATTATTGGGCCGCTAAGCGAATGTGTAGTAACAAAACTATTGCAAGAATTTCCTGGACAATTCACTAGGTGTCTCGCAGAAGCGATGCACTGTTCTCAGTCAACACTCGAACAAGGTTTGCGTGACGCACTTTACGTAGACTACAGAAAAAAAGGAAGCTATTTCGAGTGTACTACAGTACAAGCTGTCAAGGACATATGTGAGAAG AATACTCATTGTATCTTGGATGTAGCAATTGCATCGATTGAGCGACTTCATCGACATCAAATATATCCAATAGTATTATTgattaaattcaagaatacaaAGCAAATTAAGGAAGTCAAGGATTCCAGGTATCCAAGTGATAAAGTTAGTGCTAAAGCTGCAAAAGAAATGTATGAACAAGCACTTAAATTTGAGGCCGAATACAAGCATTATATTTCTG CTGTAATACCTGCCGGAGTTAATGTAGCGTATATATGTACGCAAGTGAAATCTGCTGTAGATGAAGAACAAAGCAAAGCGCTGTGGGTCCCAAGAGGGCTTCCCTGA